A stretch of Nonomuraea africana DNA encodes these proteins:
- a CDS encoding DUF6457 domain-containing protein → MNVLSEWTALACKELGIDPAAVDRDLILELTKEVAHGVARPAAPLTAYLLGLAQGSGTAPEDAVERITMLARNWARATTETLTDD, encoded by the coding sequence ATGAACGTGCTGAGCGAGTGGACCGCGCTGGCCTGCAAGGAGCTGGGCATCGACCCCGCCGCCGTCGACAGGGACCTCATCCTCGAACTGACCAAGGAGGTCGCGCACGGCGTCGCCAGGCCCGCCGCGCCGCTGACCGCCTACCTGCTCGGGCTGGCCCAGGGTTCGGGCACGGCGCCGGAGGACGCCGTCGAGCGGATCACGATGCTGGCCAGGAACTGGGCCCGCGCCACGACAGAGACCTTGACCGACGACTGA
- a CDS encoding MDR family MFS transporter — translation MTTTTAQPEPAAAPTGPTSRRKVLQALSGLMVGMFVSILASTVVANALPRIITDLQGSQTVYTWIVTSELLAMTATVPLWGKMADLYSKKLLIQLSLGLFVAGSLIAGLTPNVEILIVSRVVQGVGAGGMTALSMVVMAAMIPPRELGRYAGIFGAVFGVGTVAGPLIGGLLVDTPWLGWRWCFLIGVPFTIVAIVLLQRTLHLPVVRKQVKVDYLGAFLITLGVSTLLVWSSLAGNQFAWASWWTVGLAGGGLAVLALAVWVESKAAEPIIPLSLFRNRTVALATVASVLVGVAMFGGTVFLSQYFQVALGKSPTVAGLMSLPMVFGLLVSSTVAGQLITKWGRWKGFLVAGGVVMLAGMGLLSTIDGQTSTLLLSVYMAVLGIGVGMLMQNLVLAAQNDVPAHDLGVTTSVLSFFRSMGGAVGVSALGAVLANRITTLMTERLGPMAGGGEGQSVPDISKLPAPVVRVIQDVYATATADLFLIGVPLTALALVAVLFIKEKPLNTLSGEERLAQERATAAH, via the coding sequence ATGACAACCACCACCGCGCAGCCGGAACCCGCGGCGGCGCCCACGGGGCCCACCTCCAGGAGGAAGGTCCTTCAGGCACTGTCCGGGCTGATGGTGGGCATGTTCGTGTCCATCCTGGCCTCGACCGTCGTGGCCAACGCGCTGCCCCGCATCATCACCGACCTTCAGGGCTCGCAGACCGTCTACACCTGGATCGTCACCTCCGAGCTCCTGGCGATGACGGCCACGGTGCCGCTGTGGGGCAAGATGGCCGACCTCTACAGCAAGAAGCTGCTCATCCAGCTGTCGCTCGGGCTGTTCGTGGCCGGCTCGCTGATCGCCGGCCTCACGCCCAACGTGGAGATCCTCATCGTCAGCCGCGTCGTCCAGGGCGTCGGCGCGGGCGGCATGACCGCGCTGTCCATGGTCGTGATGGCGGCCATGATCCCGCCGCGCGAACTGGGCCGCTACGCCGGCATCTTCGGCGCGGTGTTCGGGGTCGGCACGGTGGCCGGACCGCTCATCGGCGGGCTGCTCGTCGACACCCCGTGGCTCGGCTGGCGCTGGTGCTTCCTGATCGGCGTGCCGTTCACGATCGTGGCCATCGTGCTGCTGCAGCGCACGCTCCACCTGCCGGTGGTGCGCAAGCAGGTCAAGGTCGACTACCTCGGCGCCTTCCTCATCACGCTGGGCGTCAGCACGCTGCTGGTGTGGTCGTCGCTGGCCGGCAACCAGTTCGCGTGGGCGTCGTGGTGGACCGTGGGCCTGGCGGGCGGCGGGCTCGCCGTCCTGGCGCTGGCGGTGTGGGTGGAATCGAAGGCCGCCGAGCCGATCATCCCGCTGTCGCTGTTCAGGAACCGCACGGTCGCGCTGGCCACCGTCGCCAGCGTGCTGGTCGGCGTGGCGATGTTCGGCGGCACGGTGTTCCTGTCGCAGTACTTCCAGGTGGCGCTCGGCAAGTCGCCGACCGTCGCGGGCCTGATGAGCCTGCCGATGGTGTTCGGCCTGCTGGTCTCCTCCACGGTCGCGGGCCAGCTCATCACCAAGTGGGGCAGGTGGAAGGGCTTCCTGGTGGCCGGCGGCGTCGTGATGCTGGCGGGGATGGGCCTGCTCAGCACCATCGACGGACAGACCAGCACGCTGCTGCTGTCGGTGTACATGGCGGTGCTCGGCATCGGCGTCGGCATGCTCATGCAGAACCTGGTGCTGGCGGCGCAGAACGACGTGCCCGCGCACGACCTCGGCGTCACCACCTCGGTGCTGTCCTTCTTCCGCAGCATGGGCGGCGCGGTGGGCGTCAGCGCCCTCGGCGCGGTGCTCGCCAACCGGATCACCACGCTCATGACCGAGCGGCTCGGGCCGATGGCGGGCGGCGGCGAGGGGCAGTCGGTTCCCGACATCTCCAAGCTGCCCGCGCCGGTGGTGCGGGTGATCCAGGACGTGTACGCCACGGCCACCGCCGACCTGTTCCTCATCGGCGTGCCGTTGACGGCGCTCGCGCTGGTGGCGGTGCTGTTCATCAAGGAGAAGCCGCTCAACACGCTGTCGGGCGAGGAAAGGCTCGCCCAGGAACGCGCGACGGCCGCCCACTGA
- a CDS encoding linear amide C-N hydrolase — translation MTPALRKAISLLAVLALAVPLATACSGGGAAGQDAPPREPAGQAAQEAAAPARILRQTAGEVARTSASIRRLDDLPMYEMTYHGGYDIDAPLTEAELRRKADGWACSLFHRGAEFGRNFDWDDNPAIVVHADPPDGYASLSVVDAYYLLGKAAPADLGDPVERRRLGHAVLAPFDGMNEKGLAVGLAATPTAELPAAMPGRPTVSSVRIIRVLLDRAATVKEALALMRTYNVDFSGGPQVHYLLADKSGASAVVEYGEGRMHVRDDRVLTNWSVVSGTPDDRHRRLTATVGSKADGLELLKSVAQGHTRWSIVYDLAKGTARLVTAKRWDRVHRLTL, via the coding sequence ATGACACCGGCGTTACGCAAGGCCATCTCGCTGCTCGCGGTGCTGGCGCTGGCCGTACCGCTGGCCACCGCCTGCTCGGGTGGCGGCGCCGCCGGGCAGGATGCGCCACCGCGGGAGCCGGCGGGTCAGGCCGCCCAGGAGGCGGCCGCGCCGGCGCGGATCCTGCGGCAGACGGCCGGGGAGGTCGCCCGCACCAGCGCCAGCATCAGGCGGCTGGACGACCTGCCGATGTACGAGATGACCTACCACGGCGGCTACGACATCGACGCGCCGCTCACCGAGGCGGAGCTGCGCAGGAAGGCCGACGGCTGGGCCTGCTCGCTGTTCCACCGGGGCGCCGAGTTCGGCCGCAACTTCGACTGGGACGACAACCCGGCGATCGTCGTCCACGCCGACCCGCCCGACGGCTACGCCTCCCTGTCCGTGGTCGACGCCTACTACCTGCTCGGCAAGGCCGCCCCCGCCGACCTCGGGGACCCGGTCGAGCGGCGTCGGCTCGGGCACGCGGTGCTCGCCCCTTTCGACGGCATGAACGAGAAGGGGCTGGCCGTCGGCCTGGCCGCCACGCCGACCGCCGAGCTGCCGGCCGCCATGCCGGGCCGGCCCACGGTGAGCAGCGTGCGGATCATCCGCGTCCTGCTGGACAGGGCGGCCACGGTGAAGGAGGCGCTCGCGCTCATGCGCACCTACAACGTCGACTTCAGCGGCGGACCCCAGGTGCACTACCTGCTCGCCGACAAGAGCGGGGCGTCGGCCGTCGTCGAGTACGGCGAGGGCAGGATGCACGTGCGCGACGACCGCGTCCTGACCAACTGGAGCGTCGTCAGCGGCACCCCCGACGACCGCCACAGGCGCCTCACCGCGACGGTCGGGTCGAAGGCCGACGGTCTCGAGCTGCTGAAGAGCGTCGCCCAGGGCCACACCCGCTGGTCGATCGTCTACGACCTGGCCAAGGGCACCGCCAGGCTGGTGACGGCCAAGCGGTGGGACCGGGTGCACCGCCTGACCCTGTGA
- a CDS encoding DUF3090 domain-containing protein, which translates to MPVFDYDPPERFVAGALGQPGARIFFLQARAAGRLTTVALEKLQVAALAGKLEELLDEVQRRTGGTAHVPAVAPPDLTDNAPLDQPLTEDFRVGTMALAWDPDTSQVIIEAQEITDEEDLEAPEPSMLRVRISPGAARAFSQRALQIVAAGRPPCPLCGQPLDAEGHICVRLNGYRGGEVAS; encoded by the coding sequence ATGCCGGTCTTCGACTACGACCCACCAGAGAGGTTCGTGGCCGGTGCCTTGGGGCAGCCGGGGGCACGGATCTTCTTCCTGCAGGCGCGGGCCGCGGGCAGGCTGACCACCGTCGCGCTGGAGAAGCTGCAGGTCGCCGCGCTCGCGGGCAAGCTCGAAGAGCTGCTCGACGAGGTGCAGAGACGTACCGGGGGCACCGCTCACGTACCGGCCGTCGCGCCGCCCGACCTCACCGACAACGCGCCGCTCGACCAGCCGCTCACCGAGGACTTCAGGGTCGGCACGATGGCCCTGGCGTGGGATCCCGACACGTCGCAGGTGATCATCGAGGCCCAGGAGATCACCGACGAGGAGGATCTCGAGGCGCCCGAACCCTCGATGCTGCGGGTCCGCATCAGCCCGGGGGCCGCGCGGGCCTTCTCCCAGCGCGCCCTGCAGATCGTGGCGGCGGGCCGTCCGCCCTGCCCGCTGTGTGGTCAGCCACTCGACGCCGAGGGGCACATCTGCGTGCGCCTGAACGGATACCGCGGAGGTGAGGTCGCTTCGTGA
- a CDS encoding metallopeptidase TldD-related protein codes for MVERALELSRADDCVVIVDEGSTANLRFAGNTLTTNGVARSAQLTVISIVGAGVGVVSRASVRPEQLPEVVAAADAAARDAQPAEDARPLVEGVGSSVNWTEPVLPTSIGVFGDFAPALGETFTAAEAGGRKLYGFAEHTLTSTFVGSSRGLRLRHDQPTGRLELNAKSADLKRSAWTGVATRDFSDVDVAALDSSLAQRLEWAKNRIDLPAGRYETLLPPSAVADLMIYMMWSSGARDALDGRSVFSKPGGGTRVGERLSELPVTLSSDPSAAGIECAPFVTAHASSRRSSVFDNGLPLAATDWVKDGTLAALLQTRHSAELSGLPVTPSIDNLIMRGGEGGRSLEEMIAATERGLLLTCLWYIREVDPQTLLLTGLTRDGVYLVEHGEVIGEVNNFRFNESPVDLLGRLSEVGASRQTLPREWNDYFTRTIMPPVRVPDFNMSTVSQAN; via the coding sequence ATGGTCGAGAGGGCGCTCGAGCTCTCCCGGGCCGACGACTGCGTCGTCATCGTCGACGAGGGCTCGACGGCCAACCTCCGCTTCGCGGGCAACACGCTGACCACCAACGGCGTCGCCAGGTCGGCGCAGCTGACGGTGATCTCGATCGTGGGCGCAGGCGTCGGCGTGGTGTCGCGCGCGTCCGTACGGCCCGAGCAGCTGCCCGAGGTGGTCGCCGCGGCCGACGCGGCGGCGCGCGACGCTCAGCCCGCCGAGGACGCCAGGCCGCTGGTGGAGGGCGTGGGGTCGAGCGTCAACTGGACCGAGCCGGTGCTGCCGACCTCCATCGGGGTCTTCGGCGACTTCGCGCCCGCCCTGGGCGAGACGTTCACCGCCGCGGAGGCGGGCGGCAGGAAGCTGTACGGCTTCGCCGAGCACACCCTGACCTCCACGTTCGTCGGCTCGTCGAGGGGCCTGCGGCTGCGCCACGACCAGCCGACGGGCCGCCTCGAGCTCAACGCCAAGTCCGCCGACCTCAAGCGCTCTGCCTGGACGGGCGTGGCCACCCGCGACTTCTCCGACGTCGACGTGGCCGCGCTCGACTCCTCCCTCGCCCAGCGCCTGGAGTGGGCGAAGAACCGCATCGACCTGCCCGCGGGCCGCTACGAGACGCTGCTGCCGCCGAGCGCCGTGGCCGACCTCATGATCTACATGATGTGGTCGAGCGGAGCGCGTGACGCGCTCGACGGCCGCTCGGTCTTCTCCAAGCCCGGTGGCGGCACCCGGGTCGGCGAGCGGCTGTCGGAGCTGCCCGTCACGCTCAGTAGCGACCCTTCCGCGGCCGGCATCGAGTGCGCGCCGTTCGTGACCGCCCACGCCTCCAGCCGCCGCAGCTCGGTCTTCGACAACGGCCTGCCGCTCGCGGCGACCGACTGGGTGAAGGACGGCACGCTGGCCGCGCTCCTGCAGACCCGTCACTCGGCGGAGCTGAGCGGCCTGCCCGTGACGCCGTCGATCGACAACCTGATCATGCGAGGTGGCGAGGGCGGCAGGTCGCTGGAGGAGATGATCGCCGCCACCGAGCGCGGGCTGCTGCTGACCTGCCTGTGGTACATCCGCGAGGTCGACCCGCAGACGCTGCTGCTGACCGGCCTCACCCGCGACGGGGTCTACCTGGTCGAGCACGGCGAGGTGATCGGCGAGGTCAACAACTTCAGGTTCAACGAGAGCCCGGTCGACCTGCTGGGCCGCCTGAGCGAGGTCGGGGCCAGCCGGCAGACGCTGCCGCGCGAGTGGAACGACTACTTCACCCGCACGATCATGCCGCCGGTCCGGGTGCCCGACTTCAACATGTCGACGGTCAGCCAGGCCAACTGA
- a CDS encoding TetR family transcriptional regulator, translating into MDSTEELGRRDRKKLETRAALERAALTLVAERGLAGVTVEDIAEAVDVSSRTFFNYFPSKEDALLGRSPSSEAELLRRLADVPPQASALQALRVVLREEAERVQERREEWLLRLKVFEQNPSLLPKLISGGAESERRLAAAVAGRLGDDPAAAAHAGLVTAVALTAFRVSMMRWSTVDTSLAGLVDAAFEALAEGLPDPS; encoded by the coding sequence GTGGACAGCACCGAAGAGCTCGGCCGGAGGGACAGGAAGAAGCTCGAGACCCGGGCCGCCCTCGAGCGGGCCGCCCTCACGCTGGTCGCCGAGCGGGGTCTGGCCGGTGTCACGGTCGAGGACATCGCCGAAGCGGTCGACGTCTCCTCGCGCACCTTCTTCAACTACTTCCCCTCCAAGGAGGACGCGCTCCTCGGCAGGAGCCCGTCATCGGAGGCCGAGCTGCTGCGGCGGCTGGCCGACGTGCCCCCGCAGGCGTCCGCGCTCCAGGCGCTGCGCGTGGTGCTGCGCGAGGAGGCCGAGCGGGTCCAGGAACGGCGCGAGGAGTGGCTGCTCAGGCTGAAGGTGTTCGAGCAGAACCCCTCGCTGCTGCCGAAGCTGATCTCCGGCGGGGCCGAGTCCGAACGGCGGCTGGCGGCGGCCGTGGCCGGGCGGCTCGGCGACGACCCTGCCGCGGCGGCGCACGCCGGGCTGGTCACGGCCGTCGCCCTCACGGCCTTCAGGGTGTCGATGATGCGCTGGAGCACCGTGGACACCTCGCTGGCCGGGCTGGTCGACGCGGCCTTCGAGGCGCTGGCCGAGGGCCTGCCCGATCCGAGCTGA
- a CDS encoding TldD/PmbA family protein: protein MRQIDPDFLALPLRQLADAALQRARDLGASHADFRLERVRAESLALYDARLEGAADADDLGYAVRVIKNGTWGFAAGLVLTPEAAAEVAAQAVKVAEVSAPINREPIELAPEPVHGEVTWVSAYEIDPFTVPQKEKVALLADWSAGLLKGADHVSARLLQVKEQKFYADTAGTVTTQQRVRIHPELNAMKAASAGFDDMSTIAPPVGRGYEYLTDGTYDWQGELARLPELLAEKLAAPSVEAGDYDLVIDPSNLWLTIHESIGHATELDRALGYEAAYAGTSFATFEQLGTLVYGSPVMNVTGDRTVEHGLSTIGYDDEGVATREFDIVKDGILVGYQLDRRMALMQGLGSSNGCAFADSPGHMPIQRMANVSLKPAPGGPSTEALIGDVERGLYIVGDKSWSIDMQRYNFQFTGQRAFRIENGALAGQVRDFAYQATTTDFWGSMEAVGGPETYVLGGAFNCGKGQPGQVAPVSHGCPSALFRGVRILNTVQEGGK, encoded by the coding sequence ATGCGCCAGATCGATCCCGATTTCCTCGCCCTGCCGCTCAGGCAGCTCGCGGACGCGGCCCTGCAGCGCGCCCGCGACCTCGGCGCCTCGCACGCCGACTTCCGGCTGGAGCGCGTGCGAGCCGAGTCCCTCGCCCTCTACGACGCCAGGCTCGAGGGAGCCGCGGACGCCGACGACCTCGGCTACGCCGTACGCGTGATCAAGAACGGCACCTGGGGCTTCGCCGCGGGCCTCGTGCTGACCCCGGAGGCGGCCGCGGAGGTGGCCGCGCAGGCCGTCAAGGTCGCGGAGGTGAGCGCCCCGATCAACAGGGAGCCCATCGAGCTGGCCCCCGAGCCGGTGCACGGCGAGGTCACCTGGGTCTCCGCCTACGAGATCGACCCGTTCACCGTGCCGCAGAAGGAGAAGGTGGCGCTGCTGGCCGACTGGTCGGCGGGGCTGCTGAAGGGCGCCGACCACGTCAGCGCGCGGCTGCTGCAGGTGAAGGAGCAGAAGTTCTACGCCGACACCGCGGGCACGGTCACCACCCAGCAGCGCGTCAGGATCCACCCCGAGCTGAACGCGATGAAGGCCGCCTCGGCCGGGTTCGACGACATGTCCACGATCGCGCCGCCGGTCGGGCGGGGCTACGAGTACCTGACCGACGGCACCTACGACTGGCAGGGCGAGCTGGCCCGGCTGCCCGAGCTGCTGGCCGAGAAGCTGGCCGCGCCCTCGGTCGAGGCGGGCGACTACGACCTGGTGATCGACCCGTCCAACCTGTGGCTGACGATCCACGAGTCGATCGGCCACGCCACCGAGCTCGACCGGGCGCTCGGCTACGAGGCGGCCTACGCGGGCACGAGCTTCGCCACCTTCGAACAGCTCGGCACGCTCGTCTACGGCTCGCCCGTCATGAACGTCACCGGCGACCGCACCGTCGAGCACGGGCTCTCCACGATCGGCTACGACGACGAGGGTGTGGCCACCCGCGAGTTCGACATCGTCAAGGACGGCATCCTGGTCGGCTACCAGCTCGACCGCAGGATGGCGCTCATGCAGGGGCTCGGCTCGAGCAACGGCTGCGCCTTCGCCGACTCGCCCGGCCACATGCCGATCCAGCGCATGGCCAACGTCTCGCTGAAGCCCGCCCCGGGCGGCCCCTCGACCGAGGCGCTGATCGGCGACGTCGAGCGCGGCCTCTACATCGTCGGCGACAAGAGCTGGTCGATCGACATGCAGCGCTACAACTTCCAGTTCACCGGGCAGCGGGCCTTCAGGATCGAGAACGGCGCGCTCGCCGGCCAGGTGCGCGACTTCGCCTACCAGGCGACCACGACCGACTTCTGGGGGTCGATGGAGGCCGTGGGCGGTCCCGAGACCTACGTGCTCGGCGGCGCCTTCAACTGCGGCAAGGGCCAGCCCGGCCAGGTCGCCCCGGTCAGCCACGGCTGCCCCTCGGCGCTGTTCCGCGGCGTCAGGATCCTCAACACCGTGCAGGAGGGTGGAAAGTGA
- a CDS encoding DUF3099 domain-containing protein — translation MKGLRRNRDVHRVTDARPSLSADINRRERIYLIQMGIRTICLILAVVVPLPWPYRLLFIAGAIFLPYIAVIGANERGKDAPPPTFSTPAPDQHEIPHHRREIGS, via the coding sequence GTGAAGGGTTTGCGGCGCAACCGGGACGTCCACCGGGTGACCGACGCCCGGCCGTCCCTCAGCGCGGACATCAACCGCAGGGAGCGGATCTACCTCATCCAGATGGGCATCCGCACGATCTGCCTGATCCTGGCGGTCGTGGTGCCGCTGCCCTGGCCGTACCGGCTGCTGTTCATCGCGGGCGCCATCTTTTTGCCATACATAGCCGTAATCGGAGCCAATGAGCGAGGCAAGGATGCCCCGCCTCCGACCTTTTCCACCCCTGCGCCTGACCAACACGAGATTCCACATCACCGACGCGAGATCGGGTCGTGA
- a CDS encoding aldo/keto reductase gives MEQRYVGRSGLSVSRLGLGTMTWGRDTDAEDAAVQLRTFVEAGGNLIDTADVYTGGDAERLLGRLLRDSVPRSEVVISTKAVLTPAARRPRDASRRHLIAAIDASLARLGVDYVDLWQLHTYDPEVPLEETLAALDAIVSSGRAVYAGVCDYTGWQLAAAAVGQRSVQGRIPIIAAQVEYSLLARDPERDVLPAAEHVGAGVLAWSPLGRGVLTGKYRTGIPADSRAATPHFADFVRPYLDERSRRVVESVTTAAEGLGVSPLSVALSWVRDQPGVAAAIVGARTHAQLSGILPAEDVVLPREIREALDDVSSVD, from the coding sequence ATGGAACAACGCTATGTCGGTCGGAGCGGCCTTTCGGTGTCCCGGCTCGGTCTCGGCACGATGACATGGGGCAGGGACACCGACGCCGAGGACGCGGCCGTCCAGCTGCGTACCTTCGTCGAGGCGGGGGGGAACCTGATCGACACGGCCGACGTCTACACCGGCGGCGACGCCGAACGACTGCTCGGGCGGCTGCTCAGAGACTCCGTGCCGCGCTCGGAGGTGGTCATCTCCACCAAGGCCGTGCTGACGCCCGCCGCGCGGCGGCCGCGCGACGCCTCCAGGCGGCACCTCATCGCCGCCATCGACGCCTCCCTGGCCAGGCTCGGCGTCGACTACGTCGACCTGTGGCAGCTGCACACCTACGACCCCGAGGTGCCGCTGGAGGAGACGCTCGCCGCGCTCGACGCCATCGTCTCCTCGGGACGGGCGGTCTACGCGGGCGTGTGCGACTACACCGGCTGGCAGCTGGCCGCGGCCGCGGTGGGCCAGCGGTCGGTGCAGGGCCGCATCCCGATCATCGCCGCGCAGGTGGAGTACTCCCTGCTGGCCCGCGACCCCGAGCGTGACGTGCTGCCGGCCGCCGAGCACGTCGGCGCGGGGGTGCTGGCCTGGTCGCCGCTCGGGCGCGGGGTGCTGACCGGCAAGTACCGCACGGGCATCCCCGCCGACTCCCGCGCCGCCACGCCGCACTTCGCCGACTTCGTCCGTCCCTACCTCGACGAGCGCAGCCGCAGGGTGGTCGAGTCCGTCACCACCGCGGCCGAGGGGCTCGGGGTCTCCCCGCTGTCGGTGGCGCTGTCATGGGTGCGCGACCAGCCCGGCGTCGCCGCCGCCATCGTGGGCGCCCGCACCCACGCGCAGCTCAGCGGGATCCTTCCGGCCGAGGACGTGGTCCTGCCGCGCGAGATCCGCGAGGCCCTCGACGACGTCTCCTCCGTCGACTGA
- a CDS encoding dodecin: MTDRTYRVTEIVGTSGESLDHAIRNGIRRASQTLRHLDWFEVTEIRGHIEQGEVAHYQVGMKVGFRLEDA; this comes from the coding sequence ATGACGGATCGAACGTACCGGGTGACCGAGATAGTCGGCACTTCGGGGGAGAGCCTCGACCACGCCATCCGCAACGGCATCCGCAGGGCGTCCCAGACGCTGCGGCACCTCGACTGGTTCGAGGTCACGGAGATCAGGGGCCACATCGAGCAGGGCGAGGTGGCCCACTACCAGGTGGGGATGAAGGTGGGCTTCAGGCTCGAGGACGCCTGA
- the fabI gene encoding enoyl-ACP reductase FabI, which yields MGILEGKRILVTGVLTDASIAFSVAKLAQEQGATVVLTGFGRLTLVERIAKRLPTTPPVIELDVQNTEHLDTLAARVGEHVDGLDGVVHSIGFAPQTALGGNFLNTTWEDVATALHISTFSYKSLAVACLPLMKEGGSIVGLDFDATKAWPVYDWMGVAKAGLESANRYLARDLGKQGIRVNLVAAGPLRTMAAKSIPGFKEFEEAWPDKAPLGWDLADTEVAAKACVALMSDWFPATTGEIVHVDGGVHAMGV from the coding sequence ATGGGAATCCTCGAAGGCAAGCGCATCCTCGTCACCGGCGTCCTCACCGACGCCTCCATCGCCTTCTCCGTGGCCAAGCTGGCCCAGGAGCAGGGCGCCACGGTCGTGCTGACCGGCTTCGGCCGCCTCACCCTGGTCGAGCGCATCGCCAAGCGGCTGCCGACGACGCCGCCGGTGATCGAGCTCGACGTGCAGAACACCGAGCACCTCGACACGCTGGCCGCCCGCGTCGGCGAGCACGTCGACGGCCTCGACGGCGTCGTCCACTCCATCGGCTTCGCGCCGCAGACCGCCCTGGGCGGCAACTTCCTCAACACCACGTGGGAGGACGTCGCGACCGCCCTGCACATCTCCACCTTCTCCTACAAGTCGCTGGCGGTCGCCTGCCTGCCGCTGATGAAGGAAGGCGGCTCCATCGTCGGCCTCGACTTCGACGCCACCAAGGCGTGGCCGGTCTACGACTGGATGGGCGTGGCCAAGGCGGGCCTCGAGTCGGCCAACCGCTACCTCGCCCGCGACCTGGGCAAGCAGGGCATCAGGGTGAACCTGGTCGCCGCCGGGCCGCTGCGCACGATGGCGGCCAAGTCGATCCCCGGGTTCAAGGAGTTCGAGGAGGCCTGGCCGGACAAGGCGCCCCTCGGCTGGGACCTCGCCGACACCGAGGTGGCGGCCAAGGCGTGCGTCGCCCTGATGTCCGACTGGTTCCCCGCCACCACGGGCGAGATCGTCCACGTCGACGGCGGCGTCCACGCGATGGGCGTCTAG
- a CDS encoding histidine phosphatase family protein encodes MTTILLARHGLTAMTGPVLAGWTPGVHLSEAGETQAKALATRLAEVRLDAIVSSPLERCQETAQAVAEGRGLEIETDERFGECGYGEWTGRPLTELAKEPLWPVVQSHPSAAVFPGGEALADMQHRAVAAVRAWNQRLGEKSVYLVCTHGDVIKAVVADALGLHLDQFQRITADPASVTIIRYTPLRPFVLRLNDVGELRLPEGSEEKDGGENITGSDAAVGGGPGTT; translated from the coding sequence ATGACGACGATCCTCCTGGCCAGACACGGCCTCACCGCTATGACGGGTCCGGTGCTGGCCGGCTGGACCCCCGGCGTCCACCTCAGCGAGGCGGGCGAGACCCAGGCGAAGGCGCTGGCCACGCGTCTGGCGGAGGTGCGGCTCGACGCGATCGTCTCCAGCCCGCTCGAACGCTGCCAGGAGACCGCCCAGGCGGTCGCGGAGGGCAGAGGGCTCGAGATCGAGACCGACGAGCGGTTCGGCGAGTGCGGCTACGGCGAGTGGACCGGCCGCCCGCTGACCGAGCTGGCGAAGGAGCCGCTGTGGCCGGTCGTCCAGTCGCACCCGAGCGCGGCCGTCTTCCCCGGCGGCGAGGCGCTGGCCGACATGCAGCACCGCGCGGTGGCCGCCGTGCGGGCGTGGAACCAGCGCCTGGGGGAGAAAAGCGTCTACCTGGTGTGCACGCACGGAGACGTGATCAAGGCCGTCGTGGCGGACGCGCTGGGGCTCCACCTCGATCAGTTTCAGCGCATAACCGCTGATCCGGCGTCTGTAACGATCATTCGATATACCCCCCTGCGTCCCTTTGTGCTCAGGCTTAACGATGTGGGGGAATTGCGGCTTCCCGAGGGTTCGGAGGAGAAAGACGGGGGAGAAAACATCACCGGGAGCGATGCCGCCGTCGGCGGCGGACCCGGGACCACGTAA
- a CDS encoding beta-ketoacyl-ACP reductase, with protein MARSVLVTGGNRGIGLAIARELAAAGDNVAVTYRSGEPPEGLFGVRCDVTSSDDVDAAFAKVEAEQGPVEVLVSNAGITKDTLLAMMKEEAFTDVIDANLTGAYRVAKRAIRPMMKLKRGRIILISSVVGLSGQAGQSNYAASKAGLVGFGRSLAREYGSRGITVNVVAPGFVETDMTAELDAEAIVKNIPLGRQAAPAEIARVVRFLASDDASYITGAVIPVDGGLGMGH; from the coding sequence ATGGCACGCTCTGTACTCGTCACCGGAGGCAATCGCGGCATCGGCCTCGCGATCGCCCGCGAACTCGCCGCGGCAGGCGACAACGTCGCCGTCACCTACCGATCGGGGGAGCCTCCCGAGGGATTGTTCGGCGTCCGCTGCGACGTGACCAGCTCCGACGACGTCGACGCCGCCTTCGCCAAGGTGGAGGCCGAGCAGGGCCCGGTCGAGGTGCTCGTCTCCAACGCGGGCATCACCAAGGACACTCTGCTGGCGATGATGAAGGAAGAGGCCTTCACCGACGTCATCGACGCCAACCTCACCGGCGCCTACCGGGTCGCCAAGCGCGCGATCAGGCCCATGATGAAGCTCAAGCGCGGCCGCATCATCCTCATCTCCTCCGTGGTCGGCCTCAGCGGTCAGGCCGGGCAGTCCAACTACGCCGCCTCCAAGGCCGGCCTGGTCGGCTTCGGCCGCTCCCTGGCCCGCGAGTACGGCTCGCGCGGCATCACGGTCAACGTCGTCGCCCCCGGCTTCGTCGAGACCGACATGACCGCGGAGCTCGACGCCGAGGCGATCGTCAAGAACATCCCGCTGGGCCGGCAGGCGGCCCCCGCGGAGATCGCGCGCGTCGTCCGCTTCCTCGCCAGCGACGACGCCTCCTACATCACCGGGGCCGTGATCCCCGTCGACGGCGGCCTGGGAATGGGGCACTGA